The proteins below come from a single Parachlamydiales bacterium genomic window:
- a CDS encoding DEAD/DEAH box helicase, translated as MSGPSLAYILIDIPCPDDTQSYLQFGLTDDLGKVRPLTPAELTQINKFAVMTADKLVLEWLRKNAPDCLLKGHFLPLDSALLRLIAATAKFFFRGKRLLCDFFSKNSFIYSVSKESEARWQLTAKIREKDKLFPLSECEALRNGNPTCYIRHGQLKFIENTTPWRHIKALYTSKSIIIDDNWKEYLTTLKDEPCLELIDTTFFSMHDPIPFLVLTDRTGAFASLKMDYGPGKIISYVRGQHFPQNQPFRVPRAEKHWETDLLETDFFWKPTGTSQYYCPLDKVNKSLTFLLEMGWKIVDAHGNLLKLCQNSSLALDESPTHISLQGSLNYGTYKANLKDALGSFNRRDRFIPLGTGEIGLLPDSLQNLDPSTLLTEGEWVADELQFSKNKAGLLAPLFEQTENFQASDKLKAFCQGKMEQNCLEPVSVSTNFIGALRPYQQIGVDWLMFLYNTDLHGLLADDMGLGKTVQVIAFLASLPQQTYPSLIVVPTSLLANWQKELARFYPKATVYLHHGAQRTSEEWDKDIIITTYATLRLDGSQFLKQRFHCLLLDESHLIKNAYTQTAQAAYSIKADFRLSITGTPIENNLNELWSQFHFLMPGLLQSQEKFRSEIESGTVDPRFLARIRRQIKPFVLRRTKKEVAPELPEKIEQTVWIEMSPEQRQLYDTFLSGARQNILSKVQLEGTSKHRLEILEILLRLRQICCDPRLVAAQHEEAASIPSAKLEAIIEDLTTLANENAKVLVYSQFTKLLQLVGKELKNQGMDYFYLDGQTNNRADIVEKFQTCASPSFFLISLKAGGVGLNLTAADYVLLLDPWWNEAAEQQAIDRAHRIGRQEPVIAKRYVVLDTIEEKIMKLKAEKQRLAGDLFEASPADMQISFTDLELLLSI; from the coding sequence ATGTCAGGACCAAGCCTAGCCTATATATTAATTGATATCCCCTGTCCCGACGACACACAAAGCTATCTTCAATTCGGTCTGACAGATGATCTTGGTAAGGTACGCCCACTAACACCGGCGGAACTTACCCAGATCAATAAATTTGCAGTCATGACAGCAGACAAATTGGTTTTGGAATGGCTGCGGAAGAACGCCCCTGATTGCCTGCTTAAAGGGCATTTTCTCCCTTTAGATAGCGCCCTGCTGCGCCTGATTGCGGCAACAGCGAAATTCTTCTTTCGCGGCAAACGCCTTCTTTGCGACTTTTTCTCAAAAAACAGCTTTATCTATTCCGTCTCCAAAGAGAGTGAAGCACGTTGGCAATTGACTGCTAAAATACGCGAAAAGGATAAACTCTTCCCTTTGTCAGAATGTGAAGCCCTAAGAAATGGAAACCCTACCTGTTATATCCGTCACGGACAGTTGAAATTTATCGAAAATACAACTCCTTGGCGTCATATCAAAGCCCTTTACACCTCCAAATCCATTATCATCGATGACAACTGGAAAGAATACCTTACCACCCTCAAAGATGAGCCTTGTTTAGAACTGATAGATACCACTTTCTTTTCTATGCACGACCCTATCCCCTTCCTCGTCCTCACCGACAGAACGGGTGCCTTTGCATCACTCAAAATGGACTACGGCCCAGGTAAAATCATTTCCTATGTACGAGGACAGCATTTCCCGCAAAACCAACCCTTTCGCGTACCCCGTGCTGAAAAACATTGGGAAACCGACTTATTGGAAACAGACTTCTTTTGGAAACCTACCGGCACATCCCAGTATTATTGTCCTTTGGACAAGGTTAACAAAAGCCTGACCTTCCTTTTAGAGATGGGATGGAAAATTGTGGATGCCCACGGAAATCTTCTCAAATTATGCCAGAATAGTTCCCTTGCCCTAGATGAAAGCCCCACGCATATTTCGTTGCAAGGCTCCTTGAATTATGGAACTTATAAAGCCAACTTAAAAGACGCTTTGGGAAGCTTCAACCGCCGTGATCGTTTTATCCCTTTAGGGACGGGAGAAATAGGCTTACTTCCGGACTCTCTTCAAAATCTAGATCCTTCTACCTTATTAACAGAAGGAGAATGGGTAGCAGATGAGTTGCAATTCAGCAAAAATAAAGCCGGATTATTAGCGCCCCTTTTTGAACAAACAGAGAACTTCCAAGCTTCGGATAAGTTAAAAGCCTTCTGCCAAGGGAAAATGGAACAAAACTGCTTAGAGCCCGTTTCTGTCAGCACGAATTTCATTGGAGCATTACGCCCCTACCAACAGATAGGTGTGGATTGGCTTATGTTCCTTTACAACACAGACCTGCATGGTCTTCTGGCTGATGATATGGGACTGGGTAAAACAGTACAGGTCATCGCCTTTTTAGCCAGTTTGCCACAGCAAACATATCCTAGCCTTATCGTTGTCCCCACATCATTGCTGGCAAATTGGCAGAAAGAACTGGCACGCTTCTATCCCAAAGCTACCGTTTATCTGCATCATGGAGCCCAGCGCACCTCTGAGGAATGGGACAAAGACATCATCATTACCACCTACGCCACGTTACGTTTAGATGGAAGTCAATTCCTAAAACAGAGATTCCACTGCTTGCTGCTGGATGAATCCCATCTGATAAAAAATGCTTATACGCAAACAGCTCAAGCTGCCTATAGTATTAAGGCTGATTTTCGTTTGTCCATCACAGGCACGCCCATAGAAAACAATTTGAATGAATTGTGGTCTCAATTCCATTTCCTTATGCCCGGATTACTCCAAAGCCAAGAAAAATTCCGTTCTGAAATTGAGTCCGGTACTGTAGATCCCCGTTTTCTGGCTCGTATCCGCCGTCAAATCAAGCCTTTTGTTTTACGCAGGACCAAAAAAGAAGTCGCACCTGAGTTGCCGGAAAAAATTGAGCAGACGGTTTGGATTGAAATGTCCCCTGAACAAAGGCAGCTCTATGACACCTTCCTCTCCGGGGCACGGCAAAACATTCTCTCTAAAGTTCAACTAGAAGGAACTTCTAAACATAGATTAGAAATTTTAGAGATCCTTTTAAGACTACGCCAAATTTGCTGCGATCCACGCCTTGTAGCAGCACAACATGAAGAAGCAGCGTCTATTCCAAGTGCCAAACTTGAAGCAATTATAGAAGATTTAACCACGCTTGCAAATGAAAATGCGAAAGTCCTTGTTTACAGTCAATTTACCAAACTTTTGCAGTTAGTGGGGAAAGAACTTAAGAATCAAGGAATGGATTACTTCTACCTTGATGGGCAAACAAACAATAGAGCAGACATCGTAGAGAAATTTCAAACGTGCGCTTCCCCCTCCTTTTTCCTGATCAGCTTGAAAGCAGGTGGCGTAGGGTTAAATCTGACGGCTGCTGACTATGTGCTTCTATTAGACCCTTGGTGGAACGAAGCTGCTGAACAGCAGGCGATCGATAGGGCACATCGCATTGGGCGGCAGGAACCTGTGATAGCTAAACGCTATGTTGTCTTGGATACAATCGAAGAGAAAATCATGAAGCTTAAGGCAGAAAAGCAGCGTTTAGCTGGCGACCTCTTTGAAGCATCGCCTGCAGATATGCAAATTTCCTTCACAGATTTAGAGCTATTATTGAGCATTTAA
- a CDS encoding rhodanese-related sulfurtransferase produces MTQQKIYYVLAYYAFITIEDPHSEVKLHKLFLSTRDASCRIYISEEGINGQLCLEKSDAEAYMDWMKERTLFRDVVFKIHTYHEHVYPRVTIKYRKQLVALDKTVDLKNAGQHISPLEWRQKMEGEQKPFLLDVRNHYEWLVGHFEGAVSPECDNFREFDEYADKLVNEIDPKTTPVMMCCTGGIRCELYSALLKEKGFEEVYQLDGGIINYGLREGSSHWLGKLFVFDDRLTVPISDEPAPTIAVCKHCQVTAENYYNCANMDCNELFICCPDCLHQFEGCCDSACKNAPRIRPYHQEDAHKPFRRWHHYFEDKPQAEVGQTCQDQA; encoded by the coding sequence ATGACTCAGCAAAAAATTTATTACGTTTTAGCTTATTATGCTTTTATTACTATCGAGGATCCTCATAGTGAAGTTAAGCTACATAAACTGTTTTTAAGCACCCGCGACGCTTCCTGTAGGATTTACATCTCGGAAGAAGGTATCAATGGGCAGCTCTGCCTAGAAAAATCCGATGCAGAAGCTTATATGGATTGGATGAAGGAAAGGACACTCTTCCGTGACGTTGTCTTTAAAATTCATACCTATCACGAACATGTTTACCCAAGAGTAACTATCAAATACCGCAAACAGCTTGTTGCCCTGGATAAAACTGTCGACTTAAAAAACGCAGGCCAACATATCTCCCCTTTGGAATGGCGCCAGAAAATGGAAGGCGAACAGAAACCCTTCTTGTTGGATGTGCGCAATCACTACGAGTGGTTGGTTGGTCATTTTGAAGGCGCTGTGTCCCCTGAATGCGATAATTTCCGTGAGTTCGATGAATACGCTGATAAACTCGTCAACGAAATAGACCCCAAAACCACTCCTGTGATGATGTGCTGCACCGGCGGAATCCGCTGCGAGCTCTATTCTGCCTTATTGAAGGAAAAAGGATTCGAAGAGGTTTATCAGCTTGATGGTGGAATCATCAATTATGGCTTGAGGGAAGGAAGCTCCCATTGGTTAGGCAAACTGTTCGTTTTCGATGATAGATTGACCGTACCGATCAGCGATGAGCCGGCCCCTACTATTGCGGTATGCAAACACTGTCAAGTTACAGCTGAAAACTACTACAACTGCGCCAATATGGATTGCAATGAGCTCTTCATTTGCTGTCCCGATTGCTTACATCAATTTGAAGGATGCTGTGATAGCGCTTGCAAGAACGCCCCAAGAATACGTCCTTATCATCAAGAAGATGCGCATAAACCCTTCAGAAGGTGGCACCATTACTTTGAAGATAAGCCCCAAGCAGAAGTAGGGCAAACATGTCAGGACCAAGCCTAG
- a CDS encoding ankyrin repeat domain-containing protein, translating into MSFKVVSNARMQQLPEEEIMLRLKNIIHTHSNNIWIRDDLSLFDENKLSPLLRATWMIAKHFEGLKYRFFHINAQQSAQSFRSIEREIAKGIAHQVEIEKLFRQAITIYNLIMPNDPYVFLPLPIHKAILEKNLPKVMHLVIQNKDFLNQINSLGETPLHVSIKTKFDAATNFLLSEHPNPSEKDEISGNTPLHLAVEMDDIELVRIILRKHISPKILNTGGQTPLDIARNLRNRPLIKLLEEYEAYYFNHYFEALVAGE; encoded by the coding sequence ATGTCATTTAAGGTGGTCAGCAACGCAAGGATGCAGCAACTACCGGAAGAAGAAATTATGCTGCGCTTAAAGAATATTATTCATACGCACTCCAATAATATTTGGATACGCGACGATTTATCTCTATTTGATGAAAATAAACTCTCTCCTTTGCTTAGAGCTACCTGGATGATAGCGAAGCATTTTGAGGGCCTTAAATATCGCTTTTTTCATATTAATGCTCAGCAGTCGGCGCAATCATTCCGCTCCATAGAAAGAGAGATTGCCAAGGGTATAGCTCATCAAGTGGAGATCGAAAAGCTCTTTCGGCAAGCCATTACTATTTACAATCTCATCATGCCAAATGATCCTTATGTCTTTCTACCTCTCCCTATCCATAAGGCAATTTTGGAAAAGAACCTCCCTAAGGTCATGCATCTGGTCATCCAAAACAAAGATTTCCTTAATCAAATCAACAGTCTTGGAGAAACCCCCTTGCATGTCTCCATAAAAACCAAGTTTGATGCGGCAACGAATTTTCTTCTTTCTGAGCATCCTAATCCTTCGGAAAAGGATGAAATCTCCGGAAACACTCCCCTTCATCTTGCAGTCGAAATGGATGATATCGAATTAGTGCGCATCATCTTAAGAAAACATATTTCGCCAAAAATTCTAAATACGGGTGGACAGACACCATTGGACATTGCCCGCAATCTAAGAAACAGACCCCTCATTAAATTGCTCGAAGAGTATGAGGCCTATTACTTTAATCATTATTTCGAAGCACTCGTCGCTGGCGAATAA
- the trxA gene encoding thioredoxin: MSNPNIKYLDDQSFETAISQGVVLVDFYADWCGPCRAIAPIIDELANEVNNKAMIAKVDVDKAQNVSVKFGVHSIPTLIVFKDGKEVKRFVGITMKTQLMEAINQHQ; encoded by the coding sequence ATGTCTAATCCGAATATTAAATACCTTGATGACCAATCTTTTGAAACAGCAATATCCCAAGGCGTAGTCCTGGTGGATTTTTATGCTGACTGGTGCGGACCTTGTAGAGCTATTGCACCTATCATTGATGAGTTAGCTAATGAAGTAAATAACAAGGCAATGATAGCGAAAGTGGATGTAGATAAAGCTCAAAATGTAAGCGTTAAGTTTGGCGTACACTCCATTCCTACATTGATTGTTTTTAAAGATGGCAAAGAAGTGAAGCGTTTTGTCGGCATTACCATGAAAACGCAGCTGATGGAAGCTATCAACCAACATCAGTAG
- a CDS encoding tRNA (cytidine(34)-2'-O)-methyltransferase, which translates to MKIILFNPQIPHNTGAIVRLCAVTGCSLLLVPPLGFSLANRHLKRAGLDYWEGVQVDVMENLEELLEEKKDNFFFFSSKAQKLYSEVSYTQDSWLIFGSETTGLPPHFREKWPESFVTLPMVNGTRCLNLANSASIGVYEAWRQIGFSY; encoded by the coding sequence GTGAAAATTATCCTCTTTAATCCCCAGATCCCACATAACACGGGTGCTATCGTTCGTCTTTGCGCCGTCACCGGCTGCTCCTTGCTTCTTGTGCCGCCTCTAGGCTTCAGCCTCGCCAACCGTCATTTAAAGCGTGCTGGACTAGATTATTGGGAAGGTGTCCAGGTCGATGTAATGGAAAATTTAGAGGAACTACTAGAAGAGAAGAAAGATAATTTCTTTTTCTTCTCCAGCAAAGCGCAAAAACTTTATTCAGAAGTCTCTTATACACAAGATAGCTGGCTCATCTTCGGTTCTGAAACTACAGGGTTGCCCCCACATTTTAGAGAAAAGTGGCCGGAAAGTTTTGTGACTTTACCCATGGTCAACGGCACCCGCTGCTTGAATCTAGCAAATAGCGCCAGCATTGGTGTTTATGAAGCGTGGAGACAGATAGGTTTTAGTTATTAA
- a CDS encoding FKBP-type peptidyl-prolyl cis-trans isomerase, with product MFTLKPLHLIALAGATMLTAWGSLNGAPLQAPAANNQVEANQKGQLPAGFTQSEINKLSEAFGHFIGRNLNNPGVHFDLESIIRGIRAGYAGQPAPMSDQEYEKLMTKLQESAFQQLSQENLKAADAYLDKNKSVDGMIQVEPGKLQYLVLKQGSGTEVKGDGVPQINYVGKYIDGTVFGSSEEVGGPITIPLSQTIKGFSKGLAGMKEGEKRRLFVHPDLGYGTSGQLPPNALLIFDIEVVKADTPNYKGNSTSSLSGKTKLGEDDEDDDDDQSDDDDDSDDDRLF from the coding sequence GTGTTTACTTTAAAACCACTGCACCTGATAGCCCTTGCCGGAGCAACGATGCTCACTGCTTGGGGAAGCTTAAACGGTGCACCATTGCAAGCACCTGCGGCAAATAACCAAGTTGAAGCCAACCAAAAAGGACAACTTCCTGCCGGGTTTACGCAAAGCGAAATCAATAAATTGTCAGAAGCTTTTGGACATTTTATCGGCCGCAATTTAAACAATCCCGGTGTTCACTTTGATCTAGAAAGTATTATTCGTGGTATCCGCGCAGGCTATGCCGGTCAACCAGCACCGATGAGCGACCAAGAGTATGAAAAGCTAATGACAAAGCTGCAAGAATCGGCTTTTCAACAACTTTCTCAGGAAAACCTTAAAGCAGCCGACGCGTACTTAGATAAAAATAAAAGCGTGGATGGCATGATTCAGGTTGAACCAGGGAAATTACAATATCTTGTCTTAAAACAAGGCAGCGGCACAGAAGTTAAAGGCGATGGCGTCCCTCAGATCAATTATGTCGGCAAATACATCGACGGTACAGTATTTGGCAGCTCCGAAGAAGTGGGCGGTCCTATCACTATTCCTCTTTCACAGACAATTAAAGGCTTTAGCAAAGGTCTAGCTGGAATGAAAGAAGGTGAAAAACGCCGTTTATTTGTACACCCTGATCTAGGGTATGGAACATCCGGCCAACTGCCTCCGAATGCCTTGCTTATTTTTGATATTGAAGTTGTCAAAGCAGACACTCCCAATTATAAAGGCAATTCAACTTCTTCCTTAAGCGGAAAAACTAAATTAGGCGAAGACGATGAAGACGATGATGATGATCAATCAGACGATGATGATGATAGCGATGATGATCGTCTCTTCTAG